In one window of Orcinus orca chromosome 17, mOrcOrc1.1, whole genome shotgun sequence DNA:
- the TMEM276 gene encoding transmembrane protein 276: MAPRPGREWSSALSHLALGSVSLYAALSTAQANRGAAAGFLLQALAAATMLAPGLGTDEDCLAGDWVATVIGLPLLAFDFHWVNGDCSSANLLLGGGMVLAVAGEHLGAEGRSVAGQAVVLVVAVTILIVAVFTTNTYGMLGGVMLGAAGLLSRLEEDRLLLLPKEDVCRWALAGGSWAYHRALHTQRLQWG; the protein is encoded by the exons ATGGCCCCCAGGCCAGGGCGCGAGTGGAGCTCCGCCCTGTCCCACCTGGCGCTGGGATCAGTGTCTCTGTATGCAGCCCTGAGCACTGCCCAG GCAAATCGAGGGGCCGCTGCTGGCTTCCTGCTCCAGGCCCTGGCTGCTGCCACCATGCTggccccagggctgggcacaGATGAAGACTGTCTTGCTGGAGACTGGGTGGCCACTGTCATTGGCCTGCCCCTCCTGGCCTTCGATTTCCACTGGGTGAATGGGGACTGCTCCTCCGCCAACCTGCTCCTGGGAGGAGGCATGGTCCTGGCAGTGGCTGGTGAGCACCTTGGTGCTGAGGGCCGCTCTGTGGCTGGGCAGGCAGTGGTGCTGGTGGTCGCAGTGACCATCCTCATTGTGGCTGTTTTCACGACCAACACTTATGGAATGTTGGGGGGGGTGATGCTCGGCGCCGCAGGCCTCCTGAGCCGGCTGGAGGAGGAcagactgctgctgctgccaaaGGAGGACGTCTGTCGCTGGGCCCTGGCCGGAGGCAGCTGGGCCTACCACCGGGCCCTGCACACACAGCGCCTGCAGTGGGGGTGA